The window CGTCCCGGGGCAGCTCGGCCAGGCGCCGGAGGGAGCGGAACTGGGCCCGCGTCAGCTCGTCGGCCACGCCCGGACCGAGCAGATCCGTCCGGCCCGCGCTCCCCACGATGAGGCTTCCGCCGCCGAACACGGCGACGGGATCGCGACGGCCGTCCTCGTACACGAGCCAGGCGAGGTGCTCGGGGGTGTGGCCGGGCGTCTCCCAGGCCACGACCCGGAGCGCGCCGATGCGGACCTCTTCGCCTTCGGTCATGGCGCGGTGAGGAAATTCGTACTTGCCCCTGGCGGGGGCCGCGATCTCGGCCCCCGCGGCCGACCGGAGCTCCAGGGCGCCAGAGACGTAGTCGTTGTGCACGTGGGTCTCGAGGACGTAGCGGACCCGCAGCTTGCGCGCCTCGGCGGCGGCCAGGAAGCGCCAGGCGTCGCGCTGGGGATCCACCACGACCGCCTCGCCGGCGGCAATGAGCAGATAGCTGTTGTCGCCGAGCCCCGGGGTCACGAACAGCTCGTACTCCATCGCCGCTCTCCTTGCTCACACGTGGTTGCGCAGCATCAGCTCCTTGGGGTGCGGATGCAAATAGACCTGAGTCGCCAGATAGGCGATGTCGAAGCGGCGCCCGTGATGCCTGACCAGGGTGACGGGTACGACCAGCGGCACCAGCCCGCGCCGGTAGTCGTCGATGACTTCCCCGAGCTCCGCTCGCTCGTCCGGGTCCAGGTCGCGCTTGAAATAGCCGGCCAGATGCTGCAGCACGTTGGCGTGGCGGCCGCGGGTGGCGCGCACCGCCAGCGCCTGCATGAGGAGCCGGCCGTATTCCTCGAGCCGCTCGCGCGGGAGCGCGCGGCCCGCTGCCGCCACCAGGCGGCCCAGACGCACGTAGTGGGCCGGGCTGTGGGCGAGCACCGCGAATTTCTGGGCGGTGTGGAAGGCCACGAGGTCGCGGGTCCGCGGGCGAGCTGCCGTGAAGGTCCGCCACCGCGCCACCGCGAACACGCGCTCGATGAAGTTCTCGCGGATGCCGGCATCGGTCAGCCGTCCTTCCTCCTCGACGGGCAGCATCGGCAGCCGCTCGACGAGCGCCGCGGCGAACAGGCCCCGGCCGTCGGCGCGGGGCCCGCCGTCCTCCCGGTAGACCCGGACGCGGAAAAGCCCGCAGGAGGGCGAGGCGCGCTTGAGGACGTACCCGT of the Candidatus Methylomirabilota bacterium genome contains:
- a CDS encoding DUF523 and DUF1722 domain-containing protein encodes the protein MGATRIRLGVSACLLGETVRYDGGHKRDSFLTDVLGHYVEWVPVCPEVEVGLGVPRPTLRLVGRPAAPRLVQEASGADLTERMRAYAEGRVRELERLELDGYVLKRASPSCGLFRVRVYREDGGPRADGRGLFAAALVERLPMLPVEEEGRLTDAGIRENFIERVFAVARWRTFTAARPRTRDLVAFHTAQKFAVLAHSPAHYVRLGRLVAAAGRALPRERLEEYGRLLMQALAVRATRGRHANVLQHLAGYFKRDLDPDERAELGEVIDDYRRGLVPLVVPVTLVRHHGRRFDIAYLATQVYLHPHPKELMLRNHV